The genomic stretch AGCCGAAATCGATAATTTTATTAAATATATGCCTTCTGCAGATGGATATAATCCATCATTGTATTCTTATGCAGAAAATATTAATCGCTTAATGAAGAATTGGGAAAATTACTTACAAAAAAGTGCTCTAAAGTACAAATAAAGCACTATGTGATTTATGACACTTAAGAATATTAGGCAAATTTTTTAAATAGTGGAGAACCATCGAATGCTACAAGATATTGGGGATCAGTATCCAAATGGCGCAATTAATAAAGAAATTATTGAAAATTTTGCAGCTACCTTAGAAGTTACATTTCCACCAGAATATGTTGAACTTATTTCTCAACATGATGGCATCTATCCTGAAATTTCTAGCTTTGATTATGTTGACATTGATGGTGAACTAAATATCAGTACAGTAGAGTTAGGAGGATACTTGCATGAACCTCGAATAGAAGGGATGCAATTTCCCGAAGGTGATGATGACTATGAGGGAAAATTAATTAGCTTTGGATCTACACCTGGTGGAAATTTTATTTGTTTCGATTACAGATTTCCTTGGATCAAAGATCAACCTAAGATTGTGCTTGTTTTACATGATGAATTCTATGATTTTGGAATGAATGAGGGTAAAAGAAAGGTTCTGTATCTAGCAGATAACTTTATGCATTTTATAAATTCATTACATGAATTTATTGAGTATTAGTATTCTATGATAATTTTTGATTATTTAACTAATACTGTTATTTAACAGAGAGCCAGTAATTTAAAAAATAGCAGTTTGGAGACGGAGCAGTTGGTACAGTGAATATTAAAGGTTACTAATGATTTTATATGTTTGTAGTTATGTTTTAAGAAAACCATTTTTTTCAGAGAAAAGAGTTGATTTAAAAGAAATGGGTTGGGAAAAACTATCAAATATAGTCAAGAAGGTTTTTTCTTGTGGAGGTAGTATCATTATTCATAAAACAGATGCTGCCTATTCTGAAGCATCTGGGCGATTAATATATAGTGATATTGATAGCTACAGCATGGTTTGTGACCCTAGATATGGTTATTTGTTTGGATGTAGTATTAGTGAGAATGAAGAATATCCTGCCGGTATTTATTTACGCCTTGTAAACAGAAAAACTAAAAATCCTGATGAGATTTATATTTTTGAGCCCCATGAAGATGAATGGAAAGCAAAGTATGTTAACCAAGATTTAGAGTTAGCCTTAAATTTATTTAAAGATATTTATGAGTATGGTGATTTATTAGAAGATTCAAATATTATGCTTGAGTAGTTAATTAGAGTTTTAGTTAATATTTAATGTTAAGAAAATTAGCTCCTTCATGGAAAATCAGCCTTTATGAATAGTATTAGAAATAAGGAAGAATATCAAAAAGCATTAGCACATGTAATTCAACATGCTGAATCTAATGAAAATACAGTTAATTTGATTGACTACATTACAAATAATAAAGGTGATGTACCATTTTGTATAGGAATGTTAGGGATTTATGCTGAAGCTAACGCAATAGTATCTTGGTTTCGGGATAGTGATTTAATTGGTTTTAAACAGTGGTGTTTTATTGCAGCTAAACTCAATCGTATGGTGTTTCAGTTTGATACTGTAGAATGGTTTCCTGCCTATAAACATTTATATGCTTTATTATCAGATAACGAAGAGATTATTTCTTGGTATAGTCAGCACCGAATATCGTATGATCGACAAGGCTCAATTAAAGACCGTGATAATCCACGTAAACCCGATTTTCATGGGTACCAGTTGATCTTAGCTCTTGATCATGAGTGGGATAAATTACGTCAACGTTGTGAACTCATTTTGCAAACTGATTTAAAAAAGGATAAAAAGTATTTAATTGATCATCATTTTTATCTTGCCTTAGCCAATGGGGATAAGGGTGAAATGGAAAATATTTTGACTGAATTAACTAGTCAA from Acinetobacter pittii encodes the following:
- a CDS encoding SMI1/KNR4 family protein, with amino-acid sequence MLQDIGDQYPNGAINKEIIENFAATLEVTFPPEYVELISQHDGIYPEISSFDYVDIDGELNISTVELGGYLHEPRIEGMQFPEGDDDYEGKLISFGSTPGGNFICFDYRFPWIKDQPKIVLVLHDEFYDFGMNEGKRKVLYLADNFMHFINSLHEFIEY
- a CDS encoding Imm49 family immunity protein; the encoded protein is MNSIRNKEEYQKALAHVIQHAESNENTVNLIDYITNNKGDVPFCIGMLGIYAEANAIVSWFRDSDLIGFKQWCFIAAKLNRMVFQFDTVEWFPAYKHLYALLSDNEEIISWYSQHRISYDRQGSIKDRDNPRKPDFHGYQLILALDHEWDKLRQRCELILQTDLKKDKKYLIDHHFYLALANGDKGEMENILTELTSQKIAKVRNFEFAFTFTEHFIATHAVIYSKLAWRNGYHLNIDTPWIPKEWLPVEPLLEYHEPWEFMREFDIFTPFEGDWKDWSPKRDNR